TAACTCGAAGCCCTCACGGCGCATCATTTCTACCAGCACCGCTAATTGGAGTTCGCCACGTCCTTGGACTTCCCACATGTCGGGGCGTTCGGTTGGTTTTACCCGAATAGCCACGTTGCCAATGAGTTCCGTTTCCAACCGAGACCCAATTTGACGAGCCGTCAATTTGGTGCCGTCCGCTCCGGCTAGCGGCGAGTTGTTCATGCCGATGGCCATCGAGAGCGTGGGTTCATCAACGGTGATAACCGGCAGGGGGCGAGGGTCGTTGATGTCAGCCAAAGTTTCACCAATGGTGATGCCTTCAATGCCCGAAACACCCATTATTTCTCCGGGGCCCACTTCGTCTACTTCTGTTTGTTGCAAGGCATCGGTAATGGTCAGTCCACCAATACGGGCGGGCTCGATGGTTCCGTCTGCTTTGCACCAGGCCACGGCAGCACCTTTTTTGAAGGTGCCGTGAGCTACCCGACAGATGGCGATGCGGCCCACATAAGGAGAAGAAGCCAGGTTGGTGACTAAAGCTTGCGCGGGGTGATCTTCGTCGTAACTTGGCGGAGGCACTTCGTCAATCAACACATCAAGCAAGGGCTGCAAGTCGGTGCCGTGTACCGCGGGGTCCATGGTGGCTTGACCGGCGCGTGCTTCGGTGTACACGATGGGGAATTCAATTTGTTCTTCAGTGGCGTCGAGGTCGAGGAACAGTTCGTAGATTTCGTCAAGGACTTCTGCGATACGAGCATCGGGGCGATCTATTTTGTTGACCACCACCACGAGGGACAGTTGAGCCTCAAGCGCTTTACGAAGCACGAAGCGGGTTTGCGGCCGAGGCCCCTCGGAGGAATCAACCAGCAACATGACCCCGTCAACCATGGCCATAGCTCGCTCTACCTCACCACCAAAATCAGCGTGGCCGGGGGTATCAACGATGTTGATCTTCACCCCTTTATGAGAGATGGAGGCGTTCTTAGCCAAAATGGTGATGCCTTTTTCCCGCTCCAAGTCCATGGAGTCCATGACCCGTTCGGTGACCTTTTGATGGTCGCTAAAGGCCCCAGTTTGTTGCAGTAGAGCATCTACCAGAGTTGTTTTTCCATGATCAACGTGCGCGATGACGGCGATGTTTCGAATGTCGTTACGTGTAGCCACCTCAGAACGCTAGCCCCCCAAGCACCGTTCCCTACGTCAATGTGACCAACCACCACCGAAGTTCGTGACATGGGGTCTGACCCCATGTCACGAACTTCGGGGAGATATTTTTTGAGGGTGTTAGATATTGGGACAATCTCTCTCTCCACTGTGAAGCCACCCACTAGGGCGGTTCATAACCAAGGAGAAATACATGTCACTCAAACGCACCTTGCAAGTCGCAGGGCTTACTCTGGCCCTAATGGCCAGCATGACCAGCGTTGCTTCAGCAGCACCGAAAGAACAAAACCATAAAAGCCCCATCAATACTTCTTCGATAAACGAAGCAACCTCTTCTGCGCTCCAAGACGACAGTTGGATCATTTGGAAGCCCGTTGTTGAACAAGAAACTCCAGAAGTACAAGCAGACTCTTCCAGCGACGAAAGCTGGTGGGACTTGATCGTCCGCAAAGCCGGTGAAGCCGTCGACTACATCTCTGACGAAATTATTGGCCACAAAACCGCAGGCACAACCGCCACCGAAGCACTCTGTGCCTCAGGACGCTTCGACCCTGAATATTGTGAAGGCGTCGGCGACAACAACTATTGGGATCCAGGCGACGGCTCCTGCGATGACCCTTTTATTCTCTGCTAAGCCCCTATTTGCCTAAACAAAGGCCCGCACCGGCGAGGTGCGGGCCTTTTGGGTTCCACATTAAAGCTCACCAGCTTTTTCTTCCCCTCATGTCTATTCTCGCAACCATCAGCCTCAAGAGTTCTAAGCACGGAAACCCTCCGTCCGTTGGCTTGGCACTTCGCGGCCATCACCACGGTGGCCGACGCTTAATACCGGCGGAGTTACTTAGTAACCGTTATAACTTTTTTAGGCGAGCGGTAAACATTGGGCCGTATTCCCACACCATCTCTGAACCATCAAGCCATCGGCGAACCTCGATCGGCATTCCTTCGGGTCGCAAAACATGCACACCATTTTCGAAGATTGCTACTACTCGGATTTCGGTAGAGAAATCAGCTGCCTGTACGTCATGCACCCCGTTTTCAAGGGTTCCATCAGCACCCATGTCGTGAACAACCCCCGAAGAACAAATCACCACTCGGTTCCCACACTGCTCAATCCGTTGGAGGTTTCCTAACAAGGGATGACCGATAATCATTTCTCCGTTGCTTTGAATCGATA
The Acidimicrobiia bacterium DNA segment above includes these coding regions:
- the typA gene encoding translational GTPase TypA yields the protein MATRNDIRNIAVIAHVDHGKTTLVDALLQQTGAFSDHQKVTERVMDSMDLEREKGITILAKNASISHKGVKINIVDTPGHADFGGEVERAMAMVDGVMLLVDSSEGPRPQTRFVLRKALEAQLSLVVVVNKIDRPDARIAEVLDEIYELFLDLDATEEQIEFPIVYTEARAGQATMDPAVHGTDLQPLLDVLIDEVPPPSYDEDHPAQALVTNLASSPYVGRIAICRVAHGTFKKGAAVAWCKADGTIEPARIGGLTITDALQQTEVDEVGPGEIMGVSGIEGITIGETLADINDPRPLPVITVDEPTLSMAIGMNNSPLAGADGTKLTARQIGSRLETELIGNVAIRVKPTERPDMWEVQGRGELQLAVLVEMMRREGFELTIGKPAVLTREIDGTLHEPTERLTVDVPEEHMGAVTQLLGERRARMLDMINHGTGWVRLEYVIAARALIGFRTEFLTETRGTGQLHHIFEGWEPWQGELRSRKSGSVVADRIGPVTPYAMANIQERCSLFVGPTEQVYAGMIVGENPRQEDMDINICREKKMTNVRASSSDDTVRLTPPRRLSLEQALEFIAADECVEVTPVHVRLRKVNLDAGQRARETKRLKTVRDGD